NNNNNNNNNNNNNNNNNNNNNNNNNNNNNNNNNNNNNNNNNNNNNNNNNNNNNNNNNNNNNNNNNNNNNNNNNNNNNNNNNNNNNNNNNNNNNNNNNNNNNNNNNNNNNNNNNNNNNNNNNNNNNNNNNNNNNNNNNNNNNNNNNNNNNNNNNNNNNNNNNNNNNNNNNNNNNNNNNNNNNNNNNNNNNNNNNNNNNNNNNNNNNNNNNNNNNNNNNNNNNNNNNNNNNNNNNNNNNNNNNNNNNNNNNNNNNNNNNNNNNNNNNNNNNNNNNNNNNNNNNNNNNNNNNNNNNNNNNNNNNNNNNNNNNNNNNNNNNNNNNNNNNNNNNNNNNNNNNNNNNNNNNNNNNNNNNNNNNNNNNNNNNNNNNNNNNNNNNNNNNNNNNNNNNNNNNNNNNNNNNNNNNNNNNNNNNNNNNNNNNNNNNNNNNNNNNNNNNNNNNNNNNNNTATGTTCAAAGCAATGCAATGTCAAATGTTCAAAGCAatacaatgtcaaatgcttaCAAAGGTGACTTAAATGCAATGTCAaatgttcaaagcaaaagaaaaaagaaattcaagtcTTAGTCAAACATtctacaaagtacaaaccatTGAGAAAATCAACTTGAAATCTTCCAAAACAGCTTCTTTCATTCTTTGGTTCACTTCTCTTGTGCATTTTCCCTTTGGCATGTGAATAACTTAAGGTCCTTCTGAATCACTTCCATactctgaaaaaaaattaattacaagcATTGAGAGATAAGTTTATATTAACACCAAAACCTTAAGATAGTAAGCATTAAGCAAGATTAGAAACAAACCTCTTTCAAGTCCATCCTCATACTCAAACTCAGCAAGAATTTGTGCATTTGTAAGCACAATATCTTCAAACTTAAGGTCTTGCTTGAGCCACTGTTCTGTACACATCAGAATCTCCACCATATAGTGTGTGAGACAACTTCTATATGGGTTTATTATCCttccactagtgctaaaagcacttTCAGAAGCAATTGAAGACACCTGCATAGCAAATAAATCCCTAGCCATCTGAGATAAAATAGGATACTTGCCACTATTGACTTTCCACCAAGAGAGTACATCATACTTCCCATCATCAATTCAGGATTCTCAACTTCTTCCCTGAGATAAGTATCCAGCTCATTTGTGTTTCTAACTCCAATCTTTCTAAGCAATGTATCCTACGTATGGTCCACTGGGTTGTATCCATCAAACTCATCCTCCATGGAGTCAAATACTCGGTCTGTTTGTCTATCTTGAGTACTCTGAGTTGAAGACTGAGAATGAGAAAGTTCCTCATTTGCTCCTGCATCGTATCTTGTAGTATATTCGTTATACATATCACGAAGGATGCTCAAAACTGAATCATACAACATCGTAGTTGTTATACTCTTTTCCCCATATAGCTCCTCAAAACACAAATTTGCATACTGCCTCTTCTTTCTCGGATCGAAAACACTAACAAGTACCAACATCTTGTTGATGTTCTTCATGCCATCCCAATACTTGTCGAACTTGTCAAACATCTTTTGTGCATTTACATTCACGTCATTATCAGAACTATGACAAAGCAACTGAAGCTTGACTGCTATGTTAACTATCTCACCATAACACTTGTATGCATTCATAGTCGTAGATGCAGATACAACCAATGTCGCATGGTGGAAAACTTGGAGAAACTTCACTAACCTTTCAACCTTACGCCTATCATCTCTCTGAGGAGGTCCAATCCTTTTCACTCCATTCTCAGTCTCTAAGAAATGATCATAATACAACTTATCTTCAAACTCCATCCTATCAAATGCTCCATTGAACTTTAACGCCCTATTCAACATCAAAAATGTCGAATTCTATCTAGTGCAGACATCTAGTGGCAAACTACCTTTTGAAAACTTACCAGAATCTACTCTCAGCTGAAATGACTTCCTCCTATTTGGTCCTCCTCTAACATATGAGATTGCATTGCGGATTGTAGTCACACTTGAATCAATCTCAGTCAGTCCATCCTTCACTATTAAGTTAATGATATGTCCAGCGCATCTCATATGCATAAAATCTCCACCCAAAACCAGAGAATCCTCACTAACTATAGAGAAAGCAGACtgaaactgactcaaagcacTAGTATTAGCTGTTGCATTATCAACAGTAATAGTAAACAACCTTTCTATCCCCCATTCAGCTAGACATTTCAGCAGTGTATTGGCGATTGTTTTACCTCTGTGATCTTCGACATGCTTGAATCCTATAATAAGCTTCTTTAGACGCCAATTCTTATCAATGTAGTGGGCAGTTATAACCATATAACTTGaacctgtaaaaaaaaaacattgataagaATCTTCACTAATTGAGTAGAAACattaatcataatatattgcaatttgattttaaaaaaccgTACCAGTTACAGAGGAAACCCATATATCAGTTGTGAGTGAGACTCTTTGCTTGGTTGTGAGAAACCATTTTTTTAGAGTAGCTTTCCTCTCAACAAAAATCTTTACTATGTCTCTTCCTGCTGTCCTTCTTGAATGCGGCTTGTACAGGTTCACCTAAGTGGattacataagaaaaaacattgattagaaTCATGTATTAAAATCATGTattagaaacataaaaaaaacagtgaTAGAAGATAGAAGTGGCACCTTGTTGCAAAAATGTTTCATTGCCGCACATTCTACAAACGACAATGGTAACTCTCCTATCACCACCATTTCATTCAATGCTTCTCTAAAAATATGCTCAGGCACTTTTCCATATTGTAAACTCCCATCTTTACTAATAACTTGTTGACCTTCGGATGGATTTTGACAGTCTTCCCATGCCAAATATGCCTTACATATTTTTAGATGATTCCACAAGGTTTTTGTCCCTGACTTTGTTGGACAGCTGAATTCTTTTCCACAATAGTTTCAGTTACATTTGTCACGATTGTCCTTCATTCTTGTGAAATGTTGCCATACATTTGATCTTGGGTTGAGAGTCTATTGGGTCTTAGACTCAGGCTGCTCAGACTCTGATCCGTCATTacgagtttgtttctttttgctccTTCGATTAGACTCGGGTGTtagaacctcttcttcttcgtgtatATCTCTCTCGTCATCATCAAAATTTGGAGAGGATGAATCCATCTGCAAATCATAAGTCACATGCTAACAAAACAatagacaaagagagaagagggcTAATGCAtcatcaacaaaacacaaaacaaaagacaaagagatatatatatatacatatgtaacgAATGGAAGCTGTGAGTCTCAACTTTTGTGTGCTATTTATCTATTAAGATGCCAATACAAAAActgatgatgtttttttttttaaaaggctGATGCGGACGGTAATGGAACAATAGACTATGGGGAATTTATAGCAGCTACAATGCATATCAATAGACTCGACAGAGAATAGCATCTCTACTCAACCTTCCAACACTTTGACAAAGACAACAGTGGGTAAGTATTTATAAAGCATTATCATCGGCCATGGAAAGTTGGAATATTCATGATTTAGCATCATTGTAACTAGATCCTAATTGtagattacaaaagaaaaaaactgaaacaagcGAAACAGTCAGACAAAGAGGAAGTGAAATGGGCAACACTAAACACATCTCAAAGCACAAACATGGAAAATCAAAACAGGAACTCAACGATGGAACTCTAAAACAAGGAAATGGGAAGCCAATCAGCCCTAATTTCAGTCTCTAGCAGGAATcgttaaaatctaaaacaagGAAATGGGAAGCCAATCAACCCTAATTTCAATCAATCATTCTACTAAGGACTCAAACAAATTCACTCAGAACGATTGTAGAAGCAAATTCCCATCTCTAAACCAAGAACAAGAAATCATGGCAACAAGACACGAAGATGAAGAGCccagtttcagtttcagttttacAAAATCCCAATTTTGAAGAAGACAAACCTTTGATTTCCTCCGTGAAGTttcagaaggaggagaagatgcGACAACCCTTTGATTTGGTGTATCCAGTTTGACGATTTGGTGTATAATTTTTAAGAGAGAAACCGTACTTTCTGTCTGCGAGTGCGAAGAGAAAGAGTAAAGTAAAACTAGGGATTTAGGGATTTAGGGATTTAAGGATTTAGGGATCAAGTGTTATATTTTTGGGTTATTCGGGTTTTACTTCGGGtttcgggtaatacccgaacccgatcgggtatccgAACTTTAGAAACACTACACCCGATTGGGTTTTACATACTTACcaaacccgaaccgaaccccctacttcgggtcgggttcgggttcgggtttcggGTTTGGTTAATATGCCCAGGGCTAGGCTAGACATCCATATACTTGTAAGTTGCAATTTCCAGATTGCAATTTTGCGAGAATCGGTTTAGAACAAAATTAATCCATCACAGGTTGACATACCTCAGATATGTTCACCGAAATCACACAGTTTGAAGTATAAAGGAGATTGATCGAAGTTCTTTAATATCCATATATGAGAATAGTCTCTTGAGTGAAGGAAGGATGAGTACTTGTGGCTGATTTGCAGATGGGCGTAGATGAATCTGTTTTGGCTTAAGAGAGTTCTCTGGTCTTTACAAGTGACTTGAAACCTCACAAGTGGTTTCACTACAAGCCGACTGAGAATGTTCTCCACTAGATCTGCTGAGAGAACaaactaactaatttttttacaaaagcaACAACATCATGAGATTTGTGGATTTTCTCGCCCCGCTTCTCTGGTTTCTTCGCATAATAAGATTGATTGTCAAATAACCAAACTAGTACAGCAGCATATTTTTCAGCAGCTAGTAGACGGAAATGGGCTATACCAGACTCTGAAATAGGACCTTGACCATATGCTAACTGCTCTTTGAACTGTTTTCTAAGACTGTCTTTTACTTTTTGAATGAGAAAACAACTTCCAATCGATAATCTGTTTCACCCTCGTACAGTTTCAGCACAAGGTTTTTCTTTCCAAGGCTCTTCTCCTCCTTTTTTCTTAAGATCATTGGACTGTTTATCATTAATCTGCAGGATTGTTTGTGTAGATACcaagaaaccaagaaaagatGGACAACACATGCTGAAATTTGCTTTATAACATGTCCTCTGATTCCACTATATTGCCTTTGTTTCTAAATGAGGACTCTCATCCTAGCTCTGTCTCTCACCCTAGGCGAGatcttttgaaattttcttgATTGGATATTTCTTCTATTGTTAATCATCTGATTTTGATTCTTAATTATGTTGTTCATAGTGCATAATTCagaatgaaatatatttttgaatattaaaaaaaaaaatacaatttctgtgatttaaatcttatatatgtcattgacaaaaaaaaaatcttatatatgtcTCGTATACTATTTCAGAAAATGATATACATGACTTATAAAATCCAGAGTTTGAACATCGACGATATGCTAAAAAAATGTGGTTGACATATTAGTAAATAATTCCTCATTCCATACAGTATCAAACTTTGTAGATTAATTATCACCAAAaccatatacaaaatatataacatccagacaaataataaatgtatgaaTACTAGAAAGGATATATGAAGAGATACTATTTAAAGCATACAATCAAACATGATTAGTTTACGAACCTAAACCAGCAATGTAAGTGATACCAGTTGATGGTAACCACAGGTTCCCTTGTATGAATCGAGCTACCGTAAAGTTATTAGCCTCCGCGGAAGTATTCAACAAATGGTATCCTGGCCACTTAACACGACGGTCAAGACTAGCCCCCGGTCCGCTGTTCATATACTCACCATAATATAATGTATCCAATGCAAAATCTCCGTTCCATTCGAGCCATCCTTCGGGCTTGAGAGCATCACTCATGTAGTTTTGCATGAACACTGTTCTAGAATACAATTTCCACGGTCGACCCAAGTAAGTAGCGGTTGTATTTAAGTTTGGAAGTAGGTCGGTATCAGCCGTTATGTTGCTAAATTGGATTGTGAATCCAGTTGGTTCGTTTGGATCTTTACGTCCTTGAGCCGTGATGCTGTTCTTCTGGTTTNTTATATATGTCTCGTATACTATTTCAGAAAATGATATACATGACTTATAAAATCCAGAGTTTGAACATCGACGATATGCTAAAAAAATGTGGTTGACATATTAGTAAATAATTCCTCATTCCATACAGTATCAAACTTTGTAGATTAATTATCACCAAAaccatatacaaaatatataacatccagacaaataataaatgtatgaaTACTAGAAAGGATATATGAAGAGATACTATTTAAAGCATACAATCAAACATGATTAGTTTACGAACCTAAACCAGCAATGTAAGTGATACCAGTTGATGGTAACCACAGGTTCCCTTGTATGAATCGAGCTACCGTAAAGTTATTAGCCTCCGCGGAAGTATTCAACAAATGGTATCCTGGCCACTTAACACGACGGTCAAGACTAGCCCCCGGTCCGCTGTTCATATACTCACCATAATATAATGTATCCAATGCAAAATCTCCGTTCCATTCGAGCCATCCTTCGGGCTTGAGAGCATCACTCATGTAGTTTTGCATGAACACTGTTCTAGAATACAATTTCCACGGTCGACCCAAGTAAGTAGCGGTTGTATTTAAGTTTGGAAGTAGGTCGGTATCAGCCGTTATGCTGCTAAATTGGATTGTGAATCCAGTTGGTTCGTTTGGATCTTTACGTCCTTGAGCCGTGATGCTGTTCTTCTAGTTTGGTAGGCCTTGTTTGGCTTTTATTTGGCAGTTTTGGAATATGGCAGTGGCATCTCCGAATATAAAGTCTACGGTGCCTGTTATAATGCATTCTCTAAAGAATTGACGCATTGAGTGGGCATAGAGAGTGTCTTGGTAACCTCTCATCGCGCACCGATAAAAGACCCCGAGATCCGTATCCGACCGTAGTGCGACTGCTTGGTGTTTTTCAGGTCCTGCTGTGTTTTGGAACGTGATATCGCGTGCAATAAATCCTCTACCGCTCACAGctgcaaaatattttataaccaGTTCAAAAGTCTCAttcaatagtaaaagaaaacttacaaagataaaataccaaaatttttgaTTCAACCATATACATCTCAGTTAAAAactcattttaatataaaaattaacaattctatggtaataataaaattattattctaagTAACTATTGCaatataattttagaaaaaaatataaaccttgaaaattcgtaattttttaattaaatttttgatatgaTTAGATATTAGTATATCTGATAAAGTAGGTGAAAAAAcgcttaatttattttactaaccAAAAGTAGCAGACCGGAAAGTAGTCCAGCCATCGATAAAACTCCGGTTACCGGTGATCACGGTGGAATCAATGCCGTCACCAACCATCATAAtgttccatttcttttttttaatctccacATTCTCCACATATACACCTCTTTTCACATGTATCACATATCTTTTCGTGCTATAGTCCGGTGCGGCCAACACCGCGTCACTTATCGTCTTGAAATTCCCAGTCCCATCTGCCGCTACAACCGCGTCAGCAGCCGTTTGTGGGCTATCAGTTTGCAGTAACTTTCGATCACCGGGTTTAACCCATGAGGGAAACTTACTGAAGCCACTATGAGCGGTGGCCGTCGTGTGGGCTTTCATGGGCTTGGATTTGGGCTTAGAGGGAGGAGGGTGAACCATCGTTAGTAAATTTCGGACGGTAGAACTGACCCGGCTAAGACCACTGGCCACGACTTTTCTGATAATTCCATTAGTGCCTTCGAAGCCGTCGAGACACGTGTCTTGGTTAGAAAGTGCGGCGCTTATCCATGTCCTTAGATCCGAACCCACGTCCCCTGTACTGTTATCTTTACCTGACAGTGACATTATTATGTACTTCAttcatttacattttacatcttGTTACACAATCGTACAAATGTCTGATAATGTATTAGTAGCATTTAATCAGAGCATATTATTGTAgagtttaattttttgtatGTATTTTGGTTACTTAAGTTAATTTTGAAATGTGTTCCGACAGATTCCTAATATATATTGtgtactcctttttttttttttttttttttttttttttttttttttttttttttttttNTTTCTTTCGAAATTCTAATTCTAATTAATTGGAAACACATCATGTGAACTGGCCacataaagtatatttaaaGATCGACAATGCAATTAACTACGGACGTagtttttatattcatattataatatcaaGATCCACATAAATgcaaggtttttttgttttctttcttttcgttTATGAAAAACTTATTAGTACGTTTACATTCATCTTTCTTCCTATAAAAGGGCAAGATTTCAAGGTTAACTTTGGAGCAAAATATTCTATACCCACGGGCCACGTCGAAGATTAATCACCGACGATTATAAGATACCAATTCACTTTCTTCTCTAAAGCAAAAAAAGTTCTGTGAATCCGATTCAGCAGAAGAAAAGTCTTGAAAgttatcaaatatttatttaaaagagatggaaaagtaaaaacaaataaaaaaaaggtcggtttGTGTCAGTTGATGCTTAATAAATGGACTTGTGAAATATTCTTTTCCGTAGGCTCCTAGTTGCACAGTACAACTACTACTACTgactcaaacaaaacaaataacataaaaaatggactttgttcaaaaaaaaaaaacataaaaaatggaCTTACAATTGTAAAGCTACTAAACATATTAAATGCGAGTTATCgtgatttttattaatcaactttgttaaatttttaatttatttttggataattattatttgtaactTTGTCTTTAAGTTTGTAATATTGTTGAACATAGCATCTTTTCGAGTTAACCTTGTAACATGATTTTGcatgcacaaaaaaaaaaaaaaagactagtaAGTGTAAAAAAGTTACCGTTGGGGTTTTGAGAAGCAGAGATGATCCAAGAAAGCTCTTCGGCGGCGGAATCAAGAAGATCAACGCAATCAAGAATCGCATTGGACACTCGTGACTTCCCCACTTTCTTGTCGAACTTCGACACTATAGCTCCCGCTTTTTGTATAGCGTCAATGACAGTTTTGGCCGCTTCGGCGAACTCTGACGACGGGACTCTAAAACACTCCATTTGAACCAACCCATTAGAAGAAACCGCCTCTTTATGAGCGGAACATAAAGAGATGgtaagaaagaggaaaaagatcGGCGAGCCGACTTGGCGGAACGTAGTCATCTATCGGAAAACACAGAGGAAGTTGAAGAGTGTTTCTCTCACACTCTATGAAGAGATTTAATTGACGAGTTGAGGTGAGTGATGcgtgatatta
The Camelina sativa cultivar DH55 chromosome 6, Cs, whole genome shotgun sequence genome window above contains:
- the LOC104790636 gene encoding probable pectinesterase/pectinesterase inhibitor 32; this encodes MTTFRQVGSPIFFLFLTISLCSAHKEAVSSNGLVQMECFRVPSSEFAEAAKTVIDAIQKAGAIVSKFDKKVGKSRVSNAILDCVDLLDSAAEELSWIISASQNPNGKDNSTGDVGSDLRTWISAALSNQDTCLDGFEGTNGIIRKVVASGLSRVSSTVRNLLTMVHPPPSKPKSKPMKAHTTATAHSGFSKFPSWVKPGDRKLLQTDSPQTAADAVVAADGTGNFKTISDAVLAAPDYSTKRYVIHVKRGVYVENVEIKKKKWNIMMVGDGIDSTVITGNRSFIDGWTTFRSATFAVSGRGFIARDITFQNTAGPEKHQAVALRSDTDLGVFYRCAMRGYQDTLYAHSMRQFFRECIITGTVDFIFGDATAIFQNCQIKAKQGLPNQKNSITAQGRKDPNEPTGFTIQFSNITADTDLLPNLNTTATYLGRPWKLYSRTVFMQNYMSDALKPEGWLEWNGDFALDTLYYGEYMNSGPGASLDRRVKWPGYHLLNTSAEANNFTVARFIQGNLWLPSTGITYIAGLGS